A single Symbiobacterium thermophilum IAM 14863 DNA region contains:
- a CDS encoding methyl-accepting chemotaxis protein, which yields MKIRDISVRVKLQLGFLAILVLLMGVVVTGQIGMTNMRTRYEDVSRVERVQLLGRTMQAEWSEMVRAASIFMATRNANYADDFNRAADSLEAALRESWELIQLETSQATLSTIEANFKRYRSEVADFFRGSDVDRLAMEALREETSQLLAQFVDTGESQAELAAEEASRSAARARTIMWIVAAVASAAGVTIAAFLGRQIATPVTAIAHMASRMAEGDLTVEPLEVRNRDELGELARAFNQMLANMRDVLRRVRTGSEALTDSAKELSAAAESAAQASGGVAQAIAQVAAGATEQAGATQEVDATMEQLKEAIQQIAAGATRSAGETKRASTLLHEMAERLDAMVADAAATADRASGAVEQAAVGAEVLQRALYEIQQIAEAMGETAARIRELERHSDQISAITEVIATIADQTNLLALNAAIEAARAGEHGRGFAVVADEVRKLAEQSGASSREIAELVRQIQISTAEAVRVTEQGTDRARSGNQLAMEAGRALEDIMDILHRAAESVSTIADAAERVRGDSAQVLQTFTEVAALTEENTAAAEEMAAGANEVTGSVARITEVAQANAAAAQEVSASVEELTAASEQVAATAQSLLTTVRELQSDVERFRL from the coding sequence GTGAAGATCAGAGACATCAGTGTTCGTGTCAAGTTGCAATTGGGCTTCCTGGCAATCCTCGTCCTGTTGATGGGTGTCGTGGTCACCGGCCAGATCGGCATGACCAACATGCGGACCCGCTACGAGGACGTCAGCCGCGTCGAGCGGGTCCAGCTGCTGGGTCGAACCATGCAGGCCGAGTGGAGCGAGATGGTCCGGGCGGCGTCGATCTTCATGGCGACGCGCAACGCCAATTACGCGGACGACTTCAACCGGGCCGCCGACAGCCTGGAGGCGGCGCTCAGGGAGTCGTGGGAACTGATCCAGTTGGAGACCAGCCAGGCAACGCTCTCCACCATTGAGGCGAACTTCAAGCGTTACCGGTCGGAGGTGGCCGATTTCTTCAGAGGATCGGATGTGGACCGGCTCGCTATGGAAGCGCTGCGCGAGGAGACGTCGCAGTTGCTGGCGCAGTTCGTGGATACCGGCGAGTCCCAGGCGGAGCTGGCCGCGGAAGAGGCGTCCCGCTCGGCCGCGCGGGCCCGCACCATCATGTGGATCGTGGCCGCCGTCGCGTCCGCCGCCGGAGTGACCATCGCCGCCTTCCTCGGCCGGCAGATTGCCACCCCGGTGACGGCCATCGCCCACATGGCCTCCCGTATGGCGGAGGGCGACCTGACCGTCGAGCCCCTGGAGGTGCGCAACCGGGATGAGCTGGGGGAGCTGGCCCGGGCGTTCAACCAGATGCTGGCCAACATGCGCGACGTGCTGCGGCGGGTCCGCACCGGCAGCGAGGCCCTGACGGATTCCGCGAAGGAGCTCTCCGCGGCGGCCGAGAGTGCGGCCCAGGCCTCGGGGGGCGTGGCCCAGGCGATCGCCCAGGTCGCGGCCGGCGCAACCGAGCAGGCCGGCGCCACCCAAGAGGTGGATGCGACCATGGAGCAGCTGAAGGAGGCGATCCAGCAGATCGCCGCCGGCGCGACCCGTTCGGCCGGGGAGACGAAGAGGGCCTCGACGCTGCTGCACGAGATGGCAGAGCGGCTGGACGCCATGGTGGCCGACGCCGCGGCGACCGCCGACCGGGCCAGCGGGGCGGTGGAGCAGGCGGCCGTCGGGGCGGAGGTCCTTCAGCGGGCCCTCTACGAGATCCAGCAGATCGCCGAGGCGATGGGGGAGACCGCGGCGCGCATCCGGGAGCTGGAGCGTCACTCGGACCAGATCAGCGCGATCACCGAGGTCATCGCCACCATCGCGGATCAGACCAACCTGCTGGCCCTGAACGCGGCCATCGAGGCGGCCCGGGCCGGGGAGCACGGCCGCGGCTTCGCCGTGGTCGCAGACGAGGTGCGGAAGCTGGCGGAGCAGTCCGGGGCTTCATCCCGGGAGATTGCCGAGCTGGTGCGGCAGATCCAGATCTCCACCGCTGAGGCCGTCCGGGTGACCGAACAGGGCACCGACCGGGCCCGGTCCGGCAACCAGCTGGCGATGGAGGCGGGCCGGGCCCTGGAGGACATCATGGATATCCTCCATCGGGCAGCCGAATCGGTATCCACCATCGCCGATGCCGCCGAAAGGGTGAGGGGCGACTCCGCACAGGTGCTGCAGACCTTCACCGAGGTGGCGGCCCTGACGGAGGAGAACACCGCCGCGGCGGAGGAGATGGCGGCGGGGGCCAACGAGGTGACGGGATCGGTGGCCAGGATCACCGAGGTCGCGCAGGCCAACGCCGCCGCGGCCCAGGAGGTCTCGGCTTCGGTGGAGGAGCTGACGGCCGCGTCCGAGCAGGTGGCGGCCACGGCCCAGAGCCTCCTGACCACGGTCAGGGAACTGCAGTCGGATGTGGAGCGGTTCAGACTGTAA
- a CDS encoding ABC transporter ATP-binding protein, whose protein sequence is MVPVLEARALTKEYARGRLPVTVLRGVDVQVHPSEFLAIMGPSGSGKSTLLHILGALDQPTGGEIRFEGQLVPEWGREPGATEFRRRRLGFVFQSFNLVRSLTARENVGLPLILQGAPASVVERETEVWLKRVGLWDRRDHYPYELSGGEQQRTAVARALVHNPALLLADEPTGNLDSANGLQVLDLLERVCREQGTTVLLVTHDPVAASRADRVVYLRDGRIVDEWEQGRDWTRSMRVQHTLSRLQHLVEGEAS, encoded by the coding sequence ATGGTACCGGTGCTTGAAGCGCGGGCGCTTACGAAGGAGTACGCGCGCGGACGGTTGCCAGTGACCGTGCTCCGCGGCGTCGACGTGCAGGTGCACCCGTCCGAGTTCCTGGCGATCATGGGACCCAGCGGATCCGGCAAGTCCACGCTGCTGCACATCCTCGGCGCGCTGGATCAGCCCACTGGGGGCGAGATTCGCTTCGAGGGGCAACTGGTCCCCGAGTGGGGCCGGGAGCCCGGGGCGACCGAGTTCCGCCGGCGCCGCCTCGGTTTCGTGTTCCAGTCCTTCAACCTCGTGCGCAGCCTGACGGCGCGGGAGAACGTGGGGCTGCCGCTGATTCTGCAAGGCGCGCCCGCCAGCGTCGTGGAGCGTGAGACGGAGGTATGGCTGAAGCGGGTCGGCCTCTGGGACCGGCGTGACCACTATCCGTACGAGCTGTCCGGCGGGGAGCAGCAGCGGACTGCGGTGGCCAGGGCGCTGGTGCACAACCCTGCGCTGCTCCTGGCGGACGAGCCGACGGGCAACCTCGATTCCGCCAACGGGCTGCAGGTGCTCGACCTTCTCGAGCGGGTCTGCCGGGAGCAGGGCACGACCGTCCTCCTGGTGACCCACGATCCCGTCGCGGCTTCCCGGGCCGACCGGGTCGTGTACCTCCGGGACGGGCGCATCGTGGACGAATGGGAGCAGGGGCGCGACTGGACGCGATCCATGCGCGTGCAGCACACCCTGTCCAGGCTGCAGCACCTGGTGGAAGGTGAGGCCTCATGA
- a CDS encoding ABC transporter permease, whose product MVRPSGLAWRSLRHSPRRVALTVAGAALGVGLTVAVLCLASMARAGVEARIQEEFGGIDLVVGSMDGRTWFGPEDLAEIEAIAGVRDVGVAYFPFAGDPFETDQAIRYVGLSPHPGTLQLFKLPRPVGDDEVFVSDQMAADMGISAGQTVTLPFPDQPRTFRVGEIVSPPLRAGTPKLAYFSLRTMQDVAGQPGAITAFYIRLIDPRLKLQTADDIQEALERRHPGVARDLTVDMAFEADEARRTAGGLRSLGLLTGSLTLLVSALLVVGVTQFTLRERLQEIALLRAVGATLKQARRALLVEVLLLGGLGALTGTAAGIVLAPAVGRILSPALGVPLVTALPSIGELLPAVLLGWGLQVAAVWIPVRRATRVPPVQAARQTEVDEAMAPFRWWVPLAALLGALLFQVLGAAVPGGRNEELLLFLALLSGLCGVAACFSLVWPVLRLAMLVMRPLLAGRGRVLLLALRNAESLQRQGRWTTVIIGSALAAAVVGFTLVRTYEEQQTQALRAQFPTPLVVATYIDTVAWEKGEKIVGLPGVVQAAAVGWDVGADWANASEYPVDPEFSESQTVRGGLRLSLVPVDMHGLADLGLVPPEALGEGPRAVITRAMARQTGLQVGDVIRLSGPAGERFPPITVDPFELRVAAVIPEPVAGLWDTDILVDHDQLPLREEADRLDKVLINFPLEQYELVEAELTALKAEIPELTWSTEEQARAALRERTRRQRAILSTGVGVLVLMGLLATVNTMAASLHGRRREHATLRAAGIAVPLLFRMVLAENLLLTAGALISGFAAGLSFLYLSVVVTAGWTIWIPMPLVGAVAGASLLTAVLVALFAARTAARTQVLDALRQE is encoded by the coding sequence ATGGTCCGGCCGTCTGGACTGGCCTGGCGCTCCCTGAGGCACAGCCCGCGCCGGGTTGCCCTGACGGTGGCCGGCGCCGCCCTGGGCGTTGGGCTGACCGTGGCGGTCCTCTGCCTGGCTTCCATGGCCCGGGCCGGGGTCGAGGCCAGGATCCAGGAGGAGTTTGGCGGCATCGACCTGGTGGTGGGGTCCATGGACGGCCGGACTTGGTTCGGCCCTGAGGACCTGGCGGAGATCGAGGCCATCGCCGGCGTGCGCGACGTCGGCGTCGCCTACTTCCCGTTCGCGGGTGACCCCTTCGAGACCGACCAGGCCATCCGCTACGTCGGTCTCTCCCCGCATCCCGGGACCCTGCAGCTCTTCAAGCTGCCCCGTCCGGTCGGGGATGACGAGGTCTTCGTCAGCGACCAGATGGCAGCGGACATGGGGATCTCCGCGGGCCAGACGGTGACCCTTCCCTTCCCCGATCAGCCCCGCACGTTCCGGGTGGGCGAAATCGTATCGCCGCCCCTGCGTGCCGGCACTCCCAAACTCGCCTACTTCTCCCTGCGGACCATGCAGGATGTCGCCGGACAGCCAGGCGCCATCACCGCCTTCTACATCCGGTTGATCGATCCCAGGCTCAAGCTTCAGACGGCAGATGACATTCAAGAGGCCCTCGAGCGCAGGCATCCTGGAGTTGCCCGTGACCTCACGGTGGACATGGCTTTCGAGGCGGACGAGGCGCGGCGGACCGCAGGCGGGCTCAGAAGCCTCGGCCTGCTGACGGGCAGCCTGACCCTGCTGGTCAGCGCGCTTCTGGTGGTGGGCGTGACCCAGTTCACCCTGCGGGAGCGGCTCCAGGAGATCGCCCTGTTGAGGGCGGTTGGCGCGACGCTGAAGCAAGCCCGCCGGGCGCTGCTGGTCGAGGTCCTCCTGCTCGGCGGACTCGGCGCCCTGACGGGGACGGCGGCCGGGATAGTGCTGGCTCCGGCTGTCGGCCGGATCCTTTCCCCCGCCCTGGGTGTTCCGCTCGTCACGGCCTTACCGTCCATCGGTGAGCTCCTGCCCGCCGTCCTGCTCGGCTGGGGGCTGCAGGTGGCTGCTGTCTGGATTCCGGTGCGGCGCGCGACGCGGGTGCCGCCTGTCCAGGCGGCCCGGCAGACCGAGGTGGACGAGGCGATGGCGCCTTTCCGGTGGTGGGTGCCCCTCGCCGCGCTGCTGGGCGCCCTGCTCTTCCAGGTCCTTGGCGCCGCGGTTCCCGGGGGAAGAAACGAGGAACTGCTGCTGTTCCTGGCGCTCCTCAGCGGCCTCTGTGGGGTGGCGGCCTGTTTCAGCCTGGTGTGGCCCGTTCTGCGGCTGGCGATGCTGGTTATGCGGCCGCTCCTGGCGGGACGGGGCCGTGTGTTGCTCCTTGCCCTGCGGAACGCCGAGAGCCTGCAGCGTCAGGGCCGGTGGACCACGGTGATCATCGGGAGCGCTCTGGCCGCCGCCGTCGTGGGGTTCACCCTGGTTCGCACGTATGAAGAGCAACAGACGCAGGCACTGCGGGCTCAGTTTCCCACACCCCTGGTGGTGGCCACGTACATCGATACGGTCGCCTGGGAGAAGGGGGAGAAGATCGTTGGACTGCCGGGTGTGGTACAGGCCGCGGCCGTGGGCTGGGACGTGGGGGCCGACTGGGCCAACGCGTCGGAGTATCCGGTTGACCCGGAGTTTTCCGAGTCCCAGACGGTGAGAGGGGGACTGCGGCTTTCGCTCGTGCCGGTGGACATGCACGGGCTGGCCGACCTGGGGCTGGTTCCCCCCGAGGCGCTGGGTGAGGGGCCGAGGGCGGTGATCACCCGCGCCATGGCCCGCCAGACCGGGCTTCAGGTGGGCGACGTGATCCGCCTTTCGGGACCGGCCGGTGAACGCTTCCCTCCGATCACGGTCGACCCGTTCGAACTGCGGGTGGCGGCCGTCATCCCGGAGCCAGTGGCCGGTCTGTGGGACACCGACATCCTGGTGGATCACGACCAGCTCCCTCTGCGGGAGGAAGCCGACAGACTTGATAAGGTGCTGATCAACTTCCCGTTGGAGCAGTATGAACTGGTTGAGGCTGAACTGACCGCGCTCAAAGCCGAAATCCCCGAGCTCACCTGGAGCACCGAGGAGCAGGCGCGCGCTGCGTTGCGCGAGCGGACTCGCCGACAGCGCGCGATCCTCAGCACCGGCGTGGGCGTGCTGGTGCTCATGGGCCTGCTGGCGACGGTGAACACGATGGCCGCCAGCCTGCACGGCCGCCGGCGGGAGCACGCGACGCTGCGGGCCGCGGGCATCGCGGTGCCGCTCCTGTTCCGCATGGTGCTGGCGGAGAACCTGCTGCTGACGGCGGGCGCCCTGATCAGCGGGTTCGCTGCCGGCCTGAGCTTCCTCTACCTGTCGGTGGTCGTCACGGCCGGCTGGACGATCTGGATCCCCATGCCGCTGGTCGGCGCGGTCGCAGGCGCTAGCCTGCTCACCGCGGTGCTGGTGGCGCTGTTCGCCGCCCGCACGGCTGCGCGCACACAGGTTCTGGACGCGCTGCGCCAGGAGTGA
- a CDS encoding ArsA family ATPase: MAQTLREFLDSRPNLRYIFTGGKGGVGKTVTAAVLAYQFALEGKKTLVASLNPVHSLTSVFGQNLSGGQFRQVEGVPNLWAVEVDASDVVARYRENIAKRVREFLKYADIPVDAGPFVDIAVTNPAFEESAMFDKMIDVMLNEARDFDRIVFDTAAVANAIRLIGLSKIYGLWLSRMIQSRKEALSLRVQLSFRKEKVEEEVRKDPMLADLLDMNDRFTRVKKLLVDPEVTAFFFVTLPLTLPISVVKRFIEQVRAYDIPVGGVLVNSCIRADEARRAAGDEYLQNKFREQMGYMQVIEQDLGPLVRSYIPLYKSEVHGLDALKQVARDMFAPADAALYIA, translated from the coding sequence ATGGCACAGACGCTGCGGGAGTTCCTGGACAGCCGGCCGAACCTGCGGTACATCTTCACCGGCGGCAAGGGCGGCGTCGGCAAGACCGTGACGGCCGCGGTGCTGGCCTACCAGTTCGCCCTGGAAGGCAAGAAGACGCTGGTGGCCTCCCTCAACCCCGTCCACTCGCTCACCTCGGTCTTCGGGCAGAACCTCTCCGGCGGCCAGTTCCGCCAGGTGGAAGGGGTGCCCAACCTGTGGGCGGTGGAGGTGGACGCCTCCGACGTGGTGGCCCGGTACCGGGAGAACATCGCCAAGCGCGTGCGGGAGTTCCTGAAGTACGCGGACATCCCCGTGGACGCCGGCCCCTTCGTCGACATCGCCGTCACCAACCCCGCCTTCGAGGAGTCGGCGATGTTCGACAAGATGATCGACGTCATGCTGAACGAGGCCCGGGACTTCGACCGCATCGTCTTCGACACCGCCGCGGTGGCCAACGCCATCCGGCTCATCGGTCTGTCGAAGATCTACGGCCTCTGGCTCAGCCGGATGATCCAGAGCCGCAAGGAGGCCCTGTCGCTGCGGGTGCAGCTCTCCTTCCGGAAGGAGAAGGTCGAGGAAGAGGTCCGCAAGGACCCGATGCTGGCGGACCTGCTGGACATGAACGACCGGTTCACCCGCGTGAAGAAGCTGCTGGTGGACCCGGAGGTGACGGCCTTCTTCTTCGTCACGCTGCCGCTGACGCTCCCCATCTCGGTGGTCAAGCGGTTCATCGAGCAGGTGCGGGCGTACGACATCCCGGTGGGCGGCGTGCTGGTCAACTCCTGCATCCGGGCCGACGAGGCCCGCCGGGCGGCCGGCGACGAGTACCTGCAGAACAAGTTCCGGGAGCAGATGGGCTACATGCAGGTCATCGAGCAGGACCTGGGTCCGCTGGTCCGCTCGTACATCCCGCTCTACAAGTCGGAGGTCCACGGGCTCGACGCCCTGAAGCAGGTGGCGCGCGACATGTTCGCCCCGGCCGACGCCGCCCTCTACATCGCCTAG
- a CDS encoding ArsA family ATPase produces the protein MPKGLGAYFEQNPDAEIVIFAGKGGLGKTTSSSGLAYYMSQVKKKRTLLFSTDPQASLSDIFERNIYGQGEVEILPNLFVVEIDADRRVAEYQQQVKQKIMDMYGLDAVPREIEEYIDSTSAEPAMYESATYDAMAELVARKEYDIYIFDMPPFGHGVRMVAMADILSKWVEKITDARAKVAEYDAVAATLKGEAAREDEVMKELIDIRNKIKSFTDLLTARRRTAFFMVLIPEQMAILDTERALTMFENLGIEMSGLVVNQVYPAELLQQDGTSDYLRNRVAMQQEHLRTIAQKFGDKVQAVVPMFTREPKGIEMIKTASEYLINCQVELPAVRGGVA, from the coding sequence GTGCCGAAGGGCTTGGGTGCCTACTTTGAGCAGAACCCGGACGCCGAGATCGTCATCTTCGCCGGCAAGGGCGGGCTGGGCAAGACCACCAGCTCCTCCGGGCTGGCCTACTACATGTCCCAGGTGAAGAAGAAGCGGACCTTGCTCTTCTCCACGGACCCGCAGGCGTCGCTCTCCGACATCTTCGAGCGGAACATCTACGGTCAGGGCGAGGTGGAGATCCTGCCCAACCTGTTCGTGGTGGAGATCGACGCCGACCGCCGGGTAGCGGAGTACCAGCAGCAGGTGAAGCAGAAGATCATGGACATGTACGGGCTGGACGCGGTGCCCCGGGAGATCGAGGAGTACATCGACTCCACGTCGGCCGAGCCGGCCATGTACGAAAGCGCCACCTACGACGCCATGGCGGAGCTGGTGGCCAGGAAGGAGTACGACATCTACATCTTCGACATGCCGCCGTTCGGCCACGGGGTACGGATGGTGGCCATGGCCGACATCCTCTCCAAGTGGGTGGAGAAGATCACCGACGCCCGGGCGAAGGTGGCCGAGTACGACGCGGTGGCCGCGACGCTGAAGGGCGAGGCCGCCCGCGAAGACGAGGTCATGAAGGAGCTGATCGACATCCGCAACAAGATCAAGTCCTTCACCGACCTCCTGACGGCCAGGCGCCGGACGGCCTTCTTCATGGTGCTGATCCCGGAGCAGATGGCGATCCTCGACACCGAGCGGGCCCTGACGATGTTCGAGAACCTGGGGATCGAGATGTCCGGCCTGGTGGTCAACCAGGTCTATCCCGCCGAGCTGCTGCAGCAGGACGGCACCTCCGACTACCTGCGCAACCGGGTGGCGATGCAGCAGGAGCACCTGCGCACCATCGCCCAGAAGTTCGGCGACAAGGTGCAGGCGGTGGTCCCCATGTTCACCCGGGAGCCCAAGGGCATCGAGATGATCAAGACCGCGTCGGAGTACCTGATCAACTGCCAGGTGGAGTTGCCCGCCGTGCGGGGAGGTGTGGCGTGA
- a CDS encoding carbon starvation CstA family protein yields the protein MSSPALFVLLALVAYGIAYFGYGKWFDRNVWKPDPKRTTPAHMYTDGVEYFPVSKYVLWGYQFKSVAALGPILGPYIAIQYGWAPALAWIILGNFFIGWLQDYGAIMLSIRNQGRSFGPITYEFTGNTGRNTLLGFILFYLLIISATFIYFIALFWHTFPSTFAATVGILLVGVLAGQMLYKMRANVVTATALSIVLMALVIWAAASFPFLQTPQGAWPPNPAQGVEAGGIAGPWSLLIWCIVACVVLYLASVLPLPTFIQPVNYVSFFPTFLAVILILIGALVSNFTGVRLEQPAWIGFNPTGNNPMWPLMFVAIACGSISGWHSLVSSSSTAKQLDIETDAHPVGAGAMLSEGLLALASLAAYMIIPREQLTGNVGSWVAGAIKFTAPFLGGEAAVGFLRAYFGVCLILYALTVQALVTRFWRLVSTEVFQGRLAILGQKHVATFIGLLIPLAFAATGSWNNLWLYFGGSNQLLAGLALMLITIHLARVQAPTVYTLIPATFMMVTTITAIGWQVVKVYLPAFLGTTPTLVQYPFNQYPGFSRAMDGIFVLVGVALFVLGLVMAYKTYSAYAEARRGLGSSPRVATSGD from the coding sequence ATGAGCTCACCGGCCCTGTTCGTTCTGCTTGCGCTGGTTGCCTATGGCATCGCGTACTTCGGGTACGGCAAGTGGTTCGACCGGAACGTGTGGAAACCGGATCCCAAGCGGACGACGCCGGCCCACATGTATACGGACGGGGTGGAGTACTTCCCGGTCAGCAAGTACGTCCTGTGGGGTTACCAGTTCAAGAGCGTCGCCGCGCTCGGTCCCATCCTGGGTCCGTACATCGCCATCCAATACGGCTGGGCCCCGGCGCTGGCGTGGATCATCCTGGGCAACTTCTTCATCGGCTGGCTCCAGGACTACGGCGCCATCATGCTCTCCATCCGCAACCAGGGACGCTCTTTCGGACCCATCACCTACGAGTTCACCGGCAACACCGGCCGAAACACCCTCCTGGGCTTCATCCTGTTCTATCTCCTGATCATCTCCGCGACCTTCATCTACTTCATCGCCCTGTTCTGGCACACGTTCCCGTCCACCTTTGCGGCCACCGTCGGCATCCTGCTGGTCGGCGTGCTGGCCGGACAGATGCTCTACAAGATGCGGGCCAACGTGGTGACGGCCACGGCGCTGTCCATCGTCCTCATGGCCCTGGTCATCTGGGCCGCCGCCTCCTTCCCGTTCCTGCAGACGCCCCAGGGCGCCTGGCCGCCGAACCCCGCCCAGGGCGTGGAGGCGGGCGGCATCGCCGGCCCGTGGTCCCTGCTGATCTGGTGCATCGTCGCCTGCGTCGTCCTGTACCTCGCGTCGGTCCTGCCGCTGCCCACGTTCATCCAGCCGGTCAACTACGTCTCCTTCTTCCCCACCTTCCTGGCGGTGATCCTGATCCTCATCGGCGCCCTCGTCTCCAACTTCACCGGCGTCCGGCTGGAGCAGCCGGCCTGGATCGGCTTCAACCCCACCGGCAATAACCCGATGTGGCCACTGATGTTCGTGGCCATCGCCTGCGGCTCCATCTCGGGCTGGCACAGCCTGGTTTCCAGCTCTTCCACCGCCAAGCAGCTGGACATCGAGACCGACGCCCACCCGGTCGGCGCCGGCGCCATGCTCTCCGAGGGGCTGCTGGCCCTGGCCTCCCTGGCCGCCTACATGATCATCCCGCGGGAGCAGCTCACCGGCAACGTGGGCTCCTGGGTGGCCGGCGCCATCAAGTTCACCGCCCCGTTCCTGGGAGGCGAGGCCGCGGTGGGCTTCTTGCGGGCGTACTTCGGCGTGTGCCTCATCCTCTACGCCCTGACGGTACAGGCCCTGGTCACCCGCTTCTGGCGGCTGGTCTCCACCGAGGTCTTCCAGGGCCGACTGGCCATCCTGGGCCAGAAGCACGTCGCCACCTTCATCGGCCTGCTGATCCCGCTGGCCTTTGCGGCCACCGGCTCCTGGAACAACCTGTGGCTCTACTTCGGCGGCTCCAACCAGCTCCTCGCGGGCCTGGCGCTGATGCTCATCACCATCCATCTCGCCCGCGTGCAGGCGCCCACGGTCTACACCCTGATCCCGGCGACCTTCATGATGGTCACCACCATCACCGCCATCGGCTGGCAGGTGGTGAAGGTCTACCTCCCGGCCTTCCTGGGCACAACCCCCACGCTGGTGCAGTACCCGTTCAACCAGTACCCGGGGTTCAGCCGGGCCATGGACGGCATCTTCGTCCTGGTGGGGGTCGCGCTCTTCGTCCTGGGCCTGGTGATGGCCTACAAGACCTACTCGGCCTACGCCGAGGCCCGGCGGGGGCTGGGCTCCAGCCCGCGGGTCGCCACCAGCGGGGATTAG
- a CDS encoding O-acetyl-ADP-ribose deacetylase — MSTWLDGRIEIVTADITTLHVDVIVNAANPSLLGGGGVDGAIHRAAGPQLLEECRTLGGARPGEVKMTKGYRLPAKAVAHAVGPIWRGGNHGEAETLASCYRRALELAEAAGYRTIAFPSISTGAYGYPIEQAARVAQATVKAYLLENDSPLRVTFCCYSPGDTRVYEQVAGEILGAS, encoded by the coding sequence ATGAGCACCTGGCTGGACGGACGGATCGAGATCGTCACGGCCGACATCACGACGCTGCACGTGGACGTGATCGTCAACGCCGCCAACCCGAGCCTGCTGGGCGGCGGCGGGGTGGACGGCGCGATCCACCGGGCGGCGGGCCCGCAACTCCTGGAGGAGTGCCGCACCCTGGGCGGCGCCCGGCCCGGCGAGGTGAAGATGACCAAGGGATACCGGCTGCCGGCGAAGGCCGTCGCGCACGCGGTCGGGCCCATCTGGCGGGGCGGGAACCACGGCGAGGCGGAGACCCTGGCCTCCTGCTACCGACGCGCCCTGGAGCTGGCGGAAGCCGCCGGCTACCGCACCATCGCCTTCCCCTCCATCTCCACCGGCGCCTACGGGTACCCCATCGAGCAGGCGGCCCGGGTGGCCCAGGCGACGGTGAAGGCGTACCTGCTGGAGAACGACTCGCCGCTCAGGGTCACCTTCTGCTGCTACAGCCCCGGCGACACCCGGGTCTACGAGCAGGTGGCCGGGGAGATCCTGGGCGCTTCCTAG